The DNA region GTTGATTGGATGCGGGCTCTTTGCCTCCATCAACTCTCTACGTGATGCGAAATACCATTCCGGTCCCGGCTACGTCACATACGGTGACGGAGATCGTTACCCGGAGCGTGAAGAGTGGGTCAGTGAATCCAAATACAAGAAACACCGCACAGATTATGCGTGGTTCGGAATTATATTTTGCATCACAGCGTGGCTTTTAGCAGCGCACAACGCCCGTTTGGAAGATGCCGAAGCAGCAAAAAATAGGCCTGATATGTCTTAAAAACCGCCTGCAGTTTCCCCTGATGGGAGCGACAATTTCACGACCGACACTTCTGAGTGCTGGCTCGTATTATCGCTACGATTTGAATGTGGCCGAAGCGTTTTTTGTTTCACGGGCGAGCGGTTGCGGAAATGGAGAGGTGGGTTTGGGTTTCGGCTTTCACGCATGAACACGCGCCAGACTTCTTCGATGAGCCGACGGGAGTCGTTGCGGTTGCTGGGGGTGGGGTCGGTGGCGTTGGCGGCGGGGACGGTTTCCAGTTTGGGCGGCGCGGAGGAAATAAAGGCGTCGGAGAAAATTCTCACGCGGACGATTCCGTCGTCGGGCGAAGCGGTGCCGGTGATCGGGCTGGGGACGTGGCAGACGTTTGATGTGGGGGCTTCGGAGGCGGAGCGTGCGCCGCTCGCGGAGGTGCTTGCGGCGTTTGCCGGGTTGGGCGGGCGGGTCGTCGATTCGTCGCCGATGTATGGGCGGTCGGAGGAGGTGTTGGGCGATCTGGCGGCGCGGGTGGGTGTGCAGGAGAAGCTTTTTGTAGCGACGAAGGTGTGGACACAGGGGCGGCAGGCGGGCGTGGAGCAGATGGAGGAGTCGATGCGGCGGTTGCGGCGGACGCGCGTGGACTTGATACAGGTGCATAATCTCGTCGATGCGGAGGCGCATCTGGAGACGTTGCGCGTGTGGAAGGCGGCCGGGCGGGTGCGGTATCTCGGGCTCACGCACTACACGACGGGCGGGCAGGCGGAGCTGGCGCGGTGGCTCGAGAAAACGCCGGTGGATTTTATCCAGATCAACTACTCGGCCGGCGAACGGGAGGCGGAGCGGCGGTTGTTGCCTCTGGCGCGCGAGCGGGGTGTGGCGGTGATCGCGAACCGGCCGTTTTCGCAAGGGGCGTTGCTGGGGCGGTTGCGCGCGCGGGCGTTGCCTGGCTGGGCGGCGGAGATCGGGTGCGAGAGCTGGGCGCAGGTGCTTTTGAAGTTCATCGTGGGGCATCCGGCGATCACGTGCGCGATCCCGGCGACGTCGAAGGTGGCGCATTTGCGCGATAACATGCAGGCGGCGTACGGGGCGCTGCCGGATGAGGCGCTGCGGGAGCGGATCGCGAAGGAAGTGGCGGGCGTGTGAGCGGGAGGCTGGGGCGAGCGGACGTGAACGAGGCGAAGTCGGAGGGTTACACAGAGGGCACGGAGGAAGACCGGAGGGCGGGGAGGCGTGCTGGTGGAGCTGGGGTCGTTTCGGCTGAGAGTGGTGTGGGCCAGCGAGGGGATTTTAGACCCAAGACTGTGTCTCTCCTGACTCGGTGAGTATTCAGTGCGCTCTGTATAGCGGCTTTGATGTGGGGTGTTTTGGCGGGGATATTGGGCGGCAGAAGCCGAGAAAGAGAAGAAAAGTGGGCAAGAATCGAGAAATGGAAATACGGCTTAATTATCTGTTTTTGAGCATTATCCGTTATTAACGGACACGAGGCTG from Nibricoccus aquaticus includes:
- a CDS encoding aldo/keto reductase, which encodes MNTRQTSSMSRRESLRLLGVGSVALAAGTVSSLGGAEEIKASEKILTRTIPSSGEAVPVIGLGTWQTFDVGASEAERAPLAEVLAAFAGLGGRVVDSSPMYGRSEEVLGDLAARVGVQEKLFVATKVWTQGRQAGVEQMEESMRRLRRTRVDLIQVHNLVDAEAHLETLRVWKAAGRVRYLGLTHYTTGGQAELARWLEKTPVDFIQINYSAGEREAERRLLPLARERGVAVIANRPFSQGALLGRLRARALPGWAAEIGCESWAQVLLKFIVGHPAITCAIPATSKVAHLRDNMQAAYGALPDEALRERIAKEVAGV